In a genomic window of Streptomyces noursei ATCC 11455:
- a CDS encoding DUF6907 domain-containing protein yields the protein MSIGEHCPEWCIEGHVNDAPERDSILHQSTPITVELPRQPAAGDSASPGPPSGARTATTPTRAVVPPSNLAWKTKRASLSATAFPCRPPRTWTDGSTTCSRQPPVWSGGATGSPGRLEGVS from the coding sequence GTGAGTATTGGTGAGCATTGCCCCGAATGGTGCATCGAGGGTCACGTCAACGACGCCCCCGAGCGCGACTCGATCCTGCACCAGTCCACTCCGATCACCGTCGAGCTACCCCGGCAGCCAGCGGCCGGCGACTCCGCCTCGCCTGGGCCACCATCTGGAGCGAGGACTGCGACCACCCCTACGAGGGCCGTAGTCCCACCATCGAACTTGGCCTGGAAAACGAAGAGGGCATCCCTGAGCGCGACTGCATTCCCGTGCCGACCGCCCAGGACCTGGACCGACGGATCCACGACCTGCAGCAGGCAACCACCCGTCTGGAGTGGCGGCGCGACCGGATCCCCCGGCCGCCTAGAGGGGGTCAGCTGA
- a CDS encoding serine hydrolase domain-containing protein produces the protein MSESLRREVSNLVDQEVAKILEQTDRDVARTVNRALGVSDGAPAFDTARWQTRLGELLAAHHIPGAALAVLADGEIHEAAAGILHTGTGVAVTPDSVFQIGSISKGYTAAMVVLLADAGKLDLDAPVADVLPDFAVADAGATRTITPRQLLNHTSGIEGDYVNDTGRGDDCLARYVEGARTVGLTNPPGATMSYSSTAYNVLGRIVEVVTGQTWDEALKELLLAPLGLGHTMTLPEEVLRFRAAMGHMGEPGETPAPTPLWNMMPRSAGPYGGISATAADVARFARAFVDGGAAPDGTRALPAAVVEAMLTREVEMPDQWFLGAHWGLGWGLFEWDGARGFGHDGSTFGQLAYLRAIPEKGLAIALLTNGGGAAPKVFETLCRELCAELAGVTMPAFAPASEPVAVETEPFLGSYQREGFLMTIAAGDGGPGTLRLTYEGADGLAGTFDPLVWHLTPVSHTPAKTVFAGRRNEKDAWIPVVFYALADGSRYVHFGVRATAKSA, from the coding sequence ATGTCGGAAAGCCTGCGCCGGGAAGTGTCGAACCTCGTCGACCAGGAGGTGGCCAAGATCCTGGAGCAGACCGACCGTGACGTGGCCCGTACGGTCAACCGCGCGCTGGGCGTGAGCGACGGCGCCCCCGCGTTCGACACCGCCCGCTGGCAGACCCGGCTCGGCGAACTCCTCGCCGCCCACCACATCCCCGGCGCCGCCCTCGCCGTGCTCGCCGACGGCGAGATCCACGAGGCGGCCGCCGGCATCCTGCACACCGGCACCGGCGTCGCGGTGACCCCGGACTCCGTGTTCCAGATCGGCTCCATCAGCAAGGGCTACACCGCCGCCATGGTGGTGCTGCTCGCCGACGCCGGGAAACTGGACCTCGACGCGCCGGTCGCGGACGTCCTGCCGGACTTCGCGGTCGCCGACGCCGGGGCCACCCGGACCATCACTCCGCGCCAGCTGCTCAACCACACCAGCGGCATCGAGGGTGACTACGTCAACGACACCGGCCGGGGCGACGACTGCCTGGCCCGCTACGTCGAGGGCGCACGGACCGTCGGCCTGACCAACCCGCCCGGCGCCACCATGTCGTACTCCAGCACCGCCTACAACGTCCTGGGCCGGATCGTCGAGGTGGTCACCGGCCAGACCTGGGACGAGGCACTCAAGGAGCTGCTCCTCGCCCCGCTCGGGCTGGGGCACACCATGACCCTCCCCGAGGAGGTGCTGCGCTTCCGCGCCGCCATGGGACACATGGGCGAGCCGGGCGAGACCCCCGCCCCCACCCCGCTCTGGAACATGATGCCGCGCTCGGCCGGCCCCTACGGCGGGATCAGCGCGACCGCCGCCGACGTGGCCCGGTTCGCGCGGGCCTTCGTGGACGGCGGAGCCGCGCCGGACGGCACCCGGGCACTGCCGGCCGCCGTGGTCGAGGCGATGCTGACCCGCGAGGTCGAGATGCCCGACCAGTGGTTCCTCGGCGCCCACTGGGGCCTGGGCTGGGGCCTGTTCGAATGGGACGGCGCGCGCGGCTTCGGCCACGACGGCAGCACCTTCGGCCAACTCGCCTACCTGCGTGCCATCCCGGAGAAGGGCCTCGCCATCGCCCTGTTGACCAACGGCGGCGGGGCCGCGCCCAAGGTCTTCGAGACGCTCTGCCGCGAGCTCTGCGCCGAACTCGCCGGGGTCACCATGCCCGCGTTCGCGCCGGCCTCCGAACCCGTGGCGGTGGAGACGGAGCCGTTCCTCGGCAGCTACCAGCGCGAGGGCTTCCTGATGACCATCGCCGCCGGCGACGGCGGCCCGGGCACACTGCGGCTGACGTACGAGGGTGCGGACGGCCTGGCAGGCACCTTCGACCCGCTGGTCTGGCACCTGACCCCGGTCTCGCACACGCCGGCGAAGACGGTGTTCGCCGGCCGCCGCAACGAGAAGGACGCGTGGATTCCCGTGGTGTTCTACGCGCTCGCCGACGGCAGCCGGTACGTCCACTTCGGCGTCCGCGCGACGGCCAAGTCCGCCTAG
- a CDS encoding TetR/AcrR family transcriptional regulator has protein sequence MKLSADLIIDAGMAVFAQTGYHGFSVRRVADRLDVHAGSLYYHVPSKAALLQLMADRVAGQAYEAGTAALAGLPAQAGWPARVAAQAVALRQSIRQHPGGAIMLAGSPKTLSPGALSLMERLLATLAEAGVPPEHCGTAADTVLSHVTGYVLQEQSEPPAVPVTAEDAAALHQSFPRTAAAAAHGPDEKFTRSLDLLCAGIGTLIRPPSEGPPPEGTPSEEPDGKS, from the coding sequence GTGAAGCTGTCCGCAGACCTGATCATCGACGCGGGGATGGCGGTGTTCGCGCAGACCGGCTACCACGGCTTCTCCGTGCGCCGGGTCGCGGACCGCCTCGACGTGCACGCCGGCAGCCTCTACTACCACGTGCCCAGCAAGGCAGCATTGCTCCAGCTGATGGCCGACCGGGTGGCGGGGCAGGCATACGAGGCAGGCACCGCCGCCCTGGCCGGACTGCCGGCGCAGGCAGGCTGGCCGGCGCGGGTCGCGGCGCAGGCCGTCGCCCTGCGACAGAGCATCCGGCAGCACCCCGGCGGGGCGATCATGCTCGCCGGCAGCCCGAAAACCCTCAGCCCCGGCGCGCTCTCGCTGATGGAACGGCTGCTCGCCACCCTCGCCGAGGCCGGCGTGCCCCCGGAGCACTGCGGCACCGCCGCCGACACCGTGCTCAGCCACGTCACCGGTTACGTGCTCCAGGAGCAGAGCGAGCCACCCGCGGTGCCGGTCACCGCCGAGGACGCCGCCGCCCTCCACCAAAGCTTCCCCCGGACGGCCGCCGCGGCCGCGCACGGGCCGGACGAGAAGTTCACCCGCAGCCTGGACCTGCTCTGCGCCGGCATCGGGACGCTGATCCGCCCACCGTCCGAGGGACCGCCGCCCGAAGGAACCCCGTCCGAAGAACCGGACGGGAAGAGTTAG
- a CDS encoding SDR family NAD(P)-dependent oxidoreductase has product MSGTTGHRLVGMNNSPITSLTTSGLLTDKVAFIIGAGRGIGAAAARLFAREGARVLLAARTQDQLKAVTEEIREAGGTADYVVCDLTDPASVRAAVNRSVELYGRLDVAFNNGATGQLPGPMDQLSEADFDHVCAVNLKGPWLAMTAEIAAIRGTAKHGAIVNSSSVGSLMGNPQLPAYGAAKRAANSLTASAAATYGPEGIRVNAIAPGPTLTEMLHEWDEKSPGTIEQLNAQTPLGRPADPEEIAQAAAWLLSDRSSYVTGTVLRVDGGMGA; this is encoded by the coding sequence ATGAGCGGGACGACCGGGCACAGGCTCGTCGGCATGAACAACTCACCGATCACGTCCCTCACGACCTCGGGCCTGCTCACCGACAAGGTCGCCTTCATCATTGGTGCCGGCCGTGGCATTGGCGCGGCAGCAGCGCGGCTGTTCGCCCGGGAGGGTGCCCGGGTGCTTCTCGCGGCCCGCACGCAGGACCAGCTCAAGGCGGTGACCGAGGAGATTCGGGAGGCCGGCGGGACCGCGGACTATGTGGTGTGCGACCTGACCGATCCGGCAAGCGTCCGTGCAGCCGTCAACCGGTCGGTGGAGCTGTATGGCAGGCTCGACGTGGCATTCAACAATGGCGCGACGGGGCAGCTGCCCGGCCCGATGGACCAGCTGTCGGAAGCCGATTTCGACCATGTCTGCGCCGTCAATCTCAAGGGCCCCTGGCTGGCCATGACTGCTGAGATCGCTGCCATCCGCGGCACCGCGAAGCACGGAGCCATCGTCAATAGCTCCAGCGTCGGTAGTCTGATGGGCAACCCCCAACTGCCGGCGTACGGCGCGGCGAAGCGGGCCGCCAACAGCCTCACCGCATCGGCAGCCGCCACATACGGCCCGGAGGGGATCCGCGTCAACGCCATCGCGCCCGGCCCCACGCTCACCGAGATGCTGCACGAGTGGGACGAGAAGTCACCCGGCACCATCGAACAGCTCAACGCCCAGACCCCGCTGGGCCGCCCCGCCGATCCGGAAGAGATCGCCCAGGCCGCCGCCTGGCTCCTCAGCGACCGCTCCTCCTACGTCACCGGCACGGTCCTCCGGGTCGACGGCGGCATGGGAGCCTGA